One region of Primulina tabacum isolate GXHZ01 chromosome 17, ASM2559414v2, whole genome shotgun sequence genomic DNA includes:
- the LOC142530376 gene encoding glutamate synthase 1 [NADH], chloroplastic-like isoform X3: protein MRVLGHNGEINTLRGNVNWMKAREGLLKCKELGLSKTEMKKLLPIVDASSSDSGAFDGVLELLVRAGRSLPEAIMMMIPEAWQNDKNMDPYRKSFYEYFSALMEPWDGPALISFTDGRYLGATLDRNGLRPGRFYVTHSGRVIMASEVGVVDIPPEDVSRKGRLNPGMMLLVDFENHVVVDDEALKQQYSLARPYGDWLKRQKIQLKDIVESVRESYRIPPPIAGVVPVSPNDENMEHMGIHGLLAPLKAFGYTVESLEMLLLPMAKDGMEALGSMGNDAPLAVMSDREKLTFEYFKQMFAQVTNPPIDPIREKIVTSMECMIGPEGDLTETTEEQCHRLSLKGPLLSIDEMEAIKRMNYRGWRSKVLDITYSKDRGRKGLEETLDRICSEAHNAIKEGYTALVLSDRAFSTKRVAVSSLMAIGAVHHHLVKKLERTRVALIVESAEPREVHHFCTLVGFGADAICPYLAVEAIWRLQVDGKIPPKATGEFLLKDELVRKYFKASNYGMMKVLAKMGISTLASYKGAQIFEAVGLSSEVMERCFTGTPSRVEGATFEALAQDALELHELAFPTRALPPGSAEAVALPNPGDYHWRKGGELHLNDPLAMAKLQEAARSNSVAAYQEYSKRIQELNKSCNLRGLLKFKEAEVKVPIEEVQPASEIVKRFCTGAMSYGSISLEAHTTLAIAMNEIGGKSNTGEGGEQPSRMEPLADGSRNPRRSAIKQVASGRFGVSSYYLTNADELQIKMAQGAKPGEGGELPGHKVIGDIAVTRNSTAGVGLISPPPHHDIYSIEDLAQLIHDLKNANPGARISVKLVSEAGVGVIASGVVKGHADHVLISGHDGGTGASRWTGIKSAGLPWELGLAETHQTLVANDLRGRTVLQTDGQLKTGRDVAIAALLGAEEFGFSTAPLITLGCIMMRKCHKNTCPVGIATQDPVLREKFAGEPEHVINFFFMLAEEVREIMSQLGFRTLNEMVGRSDMLELDKDVANNNEKLKNIDLSLLLRPAADIRPDAAQYCVQKQDHGLDMALDNKLIALAHPALEKSLPVYIESPICNVNRAVGTMLSHEVTKRFHMVGLPSDTIHVKLSGSAGQSLGAFLCSGITLELEGDSNDYVGKGLSGGRIIVYPPKGSTFDPKENIVVGNVTLYGATNGEAYFNGMAAERFAVRNSGAKAVVEGVGDHGCEYMTGGTVVVLGKTGRNFAAGMSGGVAYVLDVDSKFRNRCNSELVDLDPVIEEDDILTLQMMIQQHQRHTSSKLAKKVLANYESLLPKFIKVFPRDYKRVLARKKAEEISEAASEKAAREAEVQEEAELMEKDAFEELKKFSAASVSGKSSQVEEETSTRPTQVPDAVKHRGFVAYEREGVSYRDPNVRMNDWNEVMEELKPGPLLKTQSARCMDCGTPFCHQENSGCPLGNKIPEFNELVYQNRWREALDRLLETNNFPEFTGRVCPAPCEGSCVLGIIENPVSIKSIECSIIDKAFDEGWMVPRPPLKRTGKRVAIIGSGPAGLAAADQLNRTGHTVTVFERADRIGGLMMYGVPNMKTDKIDVVQRRVDLMEKEGVDFVVNANVGKDPLYSIDKLREENDAIVLALGATKPRDLPVPGRDLSGVHFAMEFLHSNTKSLLDSNLQDEKYISAKDKKVVVIGGGDTGNDCIGTSIRHGCSSLINLELLPEPPRTRAAGNPWPQWPRIFRVDYGHQEATTKFGKDPRSYEVLTKRFIGDEKGEVKGLEIVRVHWEKDASGKFQFKEVEDSEEIIEADLVLLAMGFLGPESTLADKLELERDNRSNLKAEYGRFSTNVEGVFAAGDCRRGQSLVVWAISEGRQAASQVDKYLMKDDIETANSGEKRGAFVQKQQQDSHRQTVRT, encoded by the exons ATGCGTGTCCTTGGGCACAATGGGGAAATCAACACGCTTAGGGGCAATGTCAATTG GATGAAAGCTCGTGAAGGTCTTCTAAAGTGCAAGGAGCTTGGCTTGTCAAAGACGGAGATGAAGAAGCTTCTACCTATTGTAGATGCCAGCTCGTCAGATTCAG GTGCCTTTGATGGTGTGCTTGAGCTTTTGGTTCGAGCTGGTAGAAGTCTTCCTGAAGCTATAATGATGATGATTCCTGAAGCCTGGCAGAATGATAAGAACATGGATCCTTATCGGAAGTCCTTTTACGAATATTTCTCAGCTCTTATGGAACCTTGGGATGGCCCTGCTCTTATATCAT TTACTGACGGACGTTATCTTGGAGCAACATTGGATCGGAATGGATTACGTCCTGGTCGCTTTTATGTGACACACAGTGGGAGAGTTATTATGGCAAGCGAAGTTGGAGTGGTTGATATTCCCCCAGAGGATGTCTCCAGGAAAGGGAGACTTAATCCCGGTATGATGCTCCTCGTGGACTTTGAGAATCATGTTGTTGTAGATGATGAAGCCTTGAAGCAACAATATTCGCTTGCAAGGCCTTATGGTGACTGGCTAAAAAGGCAAAAGATACAATTGAAAGACATCGTTGAATCTGTTCGGGAATCTTACCGTATTCCTCCTCCCATAGCTGGAGTTGTGCCG GTATCTCCCAATGATGAAAACATGGAACACATGGGTATTCATGGTTTACTGGCTCCACTAAAGGCATTTGG TTACACGGTTGAATCTTTAGAAATGCTGTTACTACCCATGGCAAAAGATGGCATGGAGGCCCTTGGGTCTATGGGAAATGATGCTCCACTGGCTGTGATGTCTGATAGGGAAAAGCTTACATTTGAGTATTTTAAGCAGATGTTTGCTCAGGTCACAAATCCTCCAATAGATCCCATTAGGGAGAAGATAGTTACCTCGATGGAATGCATGATTGGTCCTGAAGGTGATCTCACAGAGACTACAGAAGAGCAATGCCATCGTCTATCGTTAAAAGGTCCTCTGCTATCGATTGATGAAATGGAAGCAATAAAAAGAATGAATTACAGAGGATGGAGAAGCAAAGTTCTAGATATTACCTACTCTAAGGACCGTGGTAGGAAGGGCTTGGAGGAGACTTTAGACAGGATATGTTCTGAGGCACATAATGCAATCAAGGAGGGCTATACTGCACTAGTGCTTTCTGACCGAG CTTTCTCAACAAAGCGTGTTGCAGTAAGTTCCCTTATGGCCATTGGTGCTGTCCATCATCACTTAGTGAAGAAGCTTGAGCGAACCCGAGTTGCATTGATTGTTGAATCTGCTGAGCCCCGTGAAGTACACCATTTTTGTACACTTGTAGGATTTGGTGCAGATGCAATCTGCCCTTATTTGGCTGTTGAGGCCATTTGGAGATTGCAAGTTGATGGTAAAATTCCACCCAAAGCAACTGGTGAGTTCCTGTTGAAGGATGAGCTTGTCAGGAAATATTTCAAAGCCAGCAACTATGGCATGATGAAAGTCCTTGCCAAGATGGGTATATCGACCTTGGCCTCATACAAGGGAGCACAAATCTTTGAGGCAGTGGGCCTATCATCAGAGGTGATGGAACGATGCTTCACTGGAACCCCTAGCAGAGTTGAGGGTGCCACTTTTGAAGCCCTTGCACAAGATGCGCTCGAGTTGCATGAGCTGGCTTTCCCAACACGTGCGTTGCCACCTGGTAGTGCTGAGGCTGTTGCACTCCCTAATCCCGGTGATTATCACTGGAGGAAAGGTGGTGAATTGCACCTGAATGATCCTCTTGCCATGGCAAAGTTGCAAGAAGCTGCCAGGTCTAACAGTGTGGCTGCTTACCAAGAATATTCTAAACGCATCCAAGAATTGAATAAATCCTGCAATTTAAGGGGACTTCTGAAATTTAAAGAGGCTGAAGTAAAGGTTCCTATTGAAGAAGTTCAGCCAGCTAGTGAGATTGTAAAACGGTTTTGTACTGGTGCCATGAGCTATGGTTCAATATCATTGGAGGCACATACAACTCTAGCTATTGCTATGAACGAAATTGGGGGAAAGTCCAACACTG GTGAGGGAGGTGAACAACCATCTCGAATGGAACCGCTTGCAGATGGTTCAAGGAATCCAAGGAGGAGTGCTATTAAGCAGGTTGCCAGCGGCAGATTTGGAGTTTCTAGCTATTATCTGACAAATGCTGATGAGTTACAGATAAAAATGGCTCAG GGAGCAAAGCCCGGTGAAGGGGGTGAACTTCCAGGGCACAAAGTTATTGGAGACATCGCTGTCACTCGGAATTCTACTGCTGGTGTGGGGCTTATCAGTCCACCTCCTCATCATGACATTTATTCAATTGAAGATCTTGCACAATTGATTCATGACCTTAAG AATGCAAATCCTGGGGCTCGTATTAGTGTGAAGCTGGTTTCTGAAGCTGGAGTTGGAGTGATTGCTAGTGGGGTTGTTAAGGGTCATGCTGATCACGTCTTAATCTCTGGTCATGATGGAGGTACGGGAGCTTCGAGATGGACTGGAATCAAGAGTGCTGGTCTTCCTTGGGAGCTTGGTCTTGCAGAGACCCACCAAACATTAGTTGCTAATGATCTTCGTGGTCGAACTGTTCTTCAAACAGATGGCCAACTTAAAACTGGAAGAGACGTGGCTATTGCTGCCCTTCTTGGTGCTGAGGAGTTCGGATTTAGCACAGCTCCTCTCATAACGCTGGGTTGTATCATGATGAGAAAGTGCCATAAAAACACTTGCCCTGTTGGTATTGCCACACAAGATCCAGTTCTTAGGGAAAAATTTGCTGGTGAACCAGAACAtgtcatcaatttcttcttcatgCTCGCGGAAGAAGTTAGGGAGATAATGTCTCAGCTTGGATTTCGAACACTCAATGAAATGGTCGGCCGCTCAGACATGCTTGAACTGGATAAAGATGTTGCTAACAACAATGAGAAGCTTAAGAACATTGATCTTTCCTTGTTACTTCGACCAGCTGCTGATATCAGGCCAGATGCTGCTCAGTATTGTGTGCAGAAACAGGATCACGGGTTGGACATGGCTTTAGATAACAAACTTATAGCATTAGCCCATCCTGCCTTGGAGAAAAGTCTTCCTGTGTACATTGAATCACCAATCTGCAACGTAAACCGAGCGGTTGGAACCATGTTAAGTCATGAAGTGACAAAACGCTTCCATATGGTGGGACTTCCTTCAGATACAATCCATGTCAAACTAAGTGGAAGTGCAGGTCAAAGTCTTGGAGCTTTTCTCTGTTCCGGCATCACTCTTGAGCTTGAAGGCGACAGTAATGATTATGTTGGAAAAGGCTTATCAGGTGGAAGAATCATTGTGTATCCGCCTAAAGGAAGCACATTTGATCCGAAGGAGAATATTGTCGTTGGAAATGTCACCCTGTATGGGGCCACTAATGGAGAGGCTTACTTTAATGGGATGGCAGCAGAAAGATTTGCTGTTCGGAATTCTGGCGCTAAAGCAGTAGTGGAAGGTGTGGGGGATCACGGTTGCGAATATATGACTGGTGGAACTGTCGTCGTGCTTGGTAAGACTGGAAGAAACTTCGCTGCTGGTATGAGTGGAGGCGTTGCCTATGTTCTTGATGTTGATTCCAAGTTCAGAAATCGGTGCAACTCTGAGTTGGTGGATCTTGATCCAGTAATTGAAGAGGATGATATTTTGACGCTCCAAATGATGATACAACAGCATCAACGTCACACAAGCAGCAAATTAGCGAAAAAAGTTCTTGCCAATTATGAGTCTCTTTTGCCCAAATTCATCAAGGTCTTTCCTCGTGATTATAAACGAGTTCTTGCACGCAAGAAAGCTGAGGAAATTTCAGAAGCAGCTTCAGAAAAAGCTGCCAGGGAAGCTGAGGTGCAAGAAGAGGCAGAGTTGATGGAGAAAGATGCTTTTGAAGAGCTTAAGAAATTTTCAGCTGCATCTGTCAGTGGAAAATCCAGccag GTTGAAGAAGAAACATCAACGAGGCCGACTCAAGTTCCAGATGCTGTGAAACATAGGGGTTTTGTTGCTTATGAGCGAGAGGGTGTGTCATACAGAGATCCCAATGTTCGAATGAATGACTGGAATGAAGTTATGGAAGAGTTAAAACCTGGCCCTCTCCTGAAAACACAATCTGCTCGTTGTATGGACTGTGGTACTCCCTTTTGTCATCAG GAGAACTCTGGATGCCCTCTTGGGAATAAGATACCTGAATTCAATGAGTTAGTGTACCAAAATAGATGGCGTGAAGCGTTGGATCGACTTCTGGAGACTAACAATTTCCCAGAGTTCACAGGTCGTGTGTGCCCTGCACCTTGTGAAGGGTCTTGCGTTCTTGGTATCATAGAAAATCCAGTCTCAATCAAAAGTATTGAGTGTTCTATCATAGATAAAGCCTTTGACGAGGGATGGATGGTACCACGACCACCTTTGAAGAGAACTGG AAAAAGAGTTGCTATTATTGGAAGTGGACCTGCTGGTTTGGCTGCTGCTGATCAATTAAATCGGACGGGACACACTGTAACAGTGTTTGAACGTGCAGATAGAATAGGCGGTCTTATGATGTATGGTGTCCCAAACATGAAGACTGACAAAATTGATGTTGTCCAGAGAAGGGTCGATCTCATGGAAAAAGAAGGTGTCGACTTTGTGGTCAATGCTAATGTTGGAAAAGATCCCTTGTACTCGATAGATAAACTTCGTGAGGAAAATGACGCCATTGTTTTGGCTTTAGGAGCCACAAAACCGAG GGACCTTCCTGTTCCTGGACGAGACCTTTCTGGAGTCCATTTTGCCATGGAGTTTCTGCATTCAAATACAAAAAGCTTGCTTGATAGCAATCTTCAGGATGAAAAGTACATCTCTGCAAAAGACAAGAAAGTTGTAGTAATTGGTGGAGGTGATACGGGCAATGACTGTATTGGAACATCTATCAGGCATGGCTGCAGTAGCCTCATCAATTTAGAGCTTCTCCCTGAGCCACCGCGTACTCGGGCTGCAGGAAATCCTTGGCCACAG TGGCCCCGTATATTCCGTGTAGACTATGGGCATCAAGAAGCTACTACCAAGTTTGGGAAGGATCCAAGGTCCTATGAGGTGTTGACCAAACGTTTCATAGGAGATGAGAAAGGAGAGGTGAAAGGACTTGAGATCGTACGTGTCCACTGGGAAAAAGACGCGAGTGGAAAGTTTCAATTCAAGGAAGTTGAAGATTCAGAGGAGATTATCGAAGCTGATCTAGTGCTTCTTGCCATGGGATTCCTCGGGCCCGAATCG ACACTGGCGGACAAATTGGAGCTGGAACGAGACAACAGATCTAACTTAAAAGCTGAATATGGGCGTTTCTCGACAAACGTGGAAGGTGTCTTTGCAGCTGGTGATTGTCGAAGGGGACAATCTCTTGTCGTGTGGGCGATCTCCGAAGGCAGGCAAGCAGCTTCACAGGTCGACAAATACCTCATGAAAGACGACATAGAAACCGCCAATAGCGGTGAAAAACGTGGAGCATTTGTCCAAAAGCAGCAGCAAGACAGCCACAGGCAAACAGTGAGGACATAG